CCACGGGAACGTGCGCCTCGCCGGGCCCCTCGATCGCGCGCTGCGCTGGCTCCTCGTGACGCCGGACATGCACCGCGTGCACCACTCGGCGGTCCCCGCCGAGACCGGCAGCAACTTCGGCTTCAACCTCTCCTGCTGGGATCGGCTGCTCGGGACCTATCGCGCCGCCCCGGCGGCCGGCCACGAGCGGATGACGATCGGGCTCGAGGCCTTCCGCGATCCCGGGGAGCTCCGCCTGGATCGGATGCTCTCGCAGCCCTTCCGCACCCGCTGAGCGCGCCCGGCCTCAGGGGGTCGGTGCGGAGCTCAGCTCGATCGTCGCGCGGTGCCCGTCGCCGGCGATGTTGCGGCTACCCATGCCCGGGTAGCCCCCGGCCGTGAAGTTGTTGTCGATCGTGTCGTTCTTGCCGAGCCGGATCGCCATCTCGTCGCCGTTCGCGGTCGGGAAGGCGGTGTTGGAGTTCGAGAAGGCGTCGAGCGCCGTGTGGAAGGTCACCACCACGTGGGCGTCGCCGGTTCCCTGGATCGCCGCCGCCGCTGCCCCGCTGAACTCCAGGTCCTGGCTGCTCGAGGAGCCGCCGACGCCGTCGCTGATGCCGGTCGCCGAGGGCGTGAAGCCGAAGCTGCCGCTCGGGCCGCCGGTGATCGACCAGGTGGCCTCGACGGGGGGCAGGAGCGACGCGGTGCCGCCGCCGTCCTGGAAGCCGATGCCGTCGTTGTAGCCGTCGCTGATGCGGTCGAAGGCCCCGCGCAGGGCATGGTCGAGGTCGAGGGTCCACTGCTCGCCCGGGACCGAGACGACGTCGAGCTCCACGCGATAGGAGAGCGTCGCCGTCGAGTGGGCGTCGTTGGTCGTGCAGCCGGCGTCGGCGCCGAGCATGCCGCGCAGGCTCGTGGAGACCTGGTTGCCGAGCACGCTCCCGGCGAGCCGGTGGCGCCACTCGCGCAGCCAGCAGCCCCCCTGCTCGCGGAAGTCCCCGCTCGCGAGGTCCGTGAAGGTCACGTTGGCGAGCCGGGTGGTCGGCTTCTGGACCAGGTTCGCGAACAGCCCGATGTAGCCGCCCGCGAGCCGCGCCACCTCGACCGGCTCGAGGTCGAGGCCGAGCAGGGAGGGCACCGGGAAGGCCTCGATCGCGCTCTCGAGCTGCGGCGCGAAATACGGGAACAGCATGCGGAAGGTCTCGACGAGCGACGTCTCGTTGGCGCCGATCAGGTTCTTCGTGACGGTCATGTCGATCTCGCTCGCGGGCGGCGTCACCAGCGTGAACTCGAGCCCGGCCGCGGTGAAGGCCAGATCGAGGCCCGCGTCGAGATCCACCTCGAGCGTGAGGAAGGTCTGCTGCTGGGCCGAGAACTCGAGGTCGACCGCGAGCGCCGCGATCTTCAGCTCGGCGAACTCGCCACCGGGTCCGGCCGCGCCGGTGAAGACCGGGGCCAGGGTCGGCCGGAGCCGGATCGTGATCGGCTCGGAGGGATCGGCGGCTGCGAGCTGCGGGATGAAGAGCGAGAGCAGCTCCGCGGTCAGCGGCAGACCCATGAACTCGGTGATGTCGGTCCGCAGCAGGCCGTTCTCGATCTGCGTCTTCAGGAGCTGGTTCATCGCGGAGGTGGAGATCGCGAAGGCGAGCCCGTAGGGCAGGCCGCCGTTCGGCGTCGAGGGACCGAAGCTCGGGAACGGCTCGGCGACCGCGTACGAGGCCGGCAGGTCCGGTGCGCCCGGGGCCGGTGCCGTCGAGGTGATGGCGGCGTCGGCCGCGAGGGTCAGGCCGGTGGCCTCCTCGGTGATCGCGGTGAACGGCGCCTCGAGCACGCCGCCGAGCGCCGCGCCGACCGGCCCCGCGATCGAGATCCCGGCCAGCGCGCTCTCGATCGCACCTGCCAGCGGGGAGTCCTGCGGGCCCGCACCGTCGGGGTCCGCCAGGTTGTCCTGGAAGCCCTGTTGCATCAGCGCCTGGATGTCCCCCTCGCCGATGATCGAGTTCACGATGTCGCCGAGCAGCGGGTCGTCGCAGATGCCCGACACGAACTGCGAGCCGAAGCCGCCGAGCGTCACCGCGATCGGCGACACCAGGTTGACGTCCACGAGGGAAGGGTCCGCCGCGAGGGGCTGGAGGTCGTAGGTGCCGGCGATCGTGGCATTCGCCGTCTCGATCTCGAGCGTGCAGGCACCGAGCCAGTCGAGGTCGAGGTCGATCTCGAGGAAGAAGTCGTCGATCGCGATCGTGGTGGCCAGGCCGGCCGGCGTCGGGTCCACGTCGATCCCGAAGCCTCCGAAGCCCACCTCGACGACGTTGGCGGTGTAGGAGACCCCGCTCATGCTGCCCTGGGCGATCGGGTTCTGGGCGGTGATCAGGCCGCTGATGTCGAGCGAGTCGCCCGACAGGCTCTCGACGATCGGCGAGATCTGGTCGAGGCCGGTGTCGGCGATGCGCAGCGCGACGCCTTGCGGTGACGCCTCGCCGTCGAGCACGAAACCGGTCTGCACACCGTCGCCCACGACCACGGTGACGAAGCGCTTCAACTTCGCGCCCGACTGGAGCGCGCCCACCGCGCTGAGCCGCTGGAACACCGCGCTCGTGTCGACCGGCACGTCCACCGACCAGGTGGCGGCGGGCGTCACCGGCACGCCGTTCACGGCGAGGCTCGCGAACTGGCCGGGTTGGACCAGGCGGCCCGTCACGGTGACCAGCGCGCCGTTCAGGAACGTCCCGTGCACCGGGGAGTCGAGCAGGAGCTGGGCGCCGGGGTTGCAGGACGCACCGATGGTGAGTCCGAGGGCGACCCAGAGCGCGATCCTTCGGGTTCGATGCACGGCAGGCTCCTCCCAATTCCGATCCGGGCCGTATCGTTTCATGCGATCGACCGGTTGTAAAGGGGGGCGGGCGGTGTTTGCCACCCACCCCGGGCCGGGGATAATCCGGCCGTTGCGGACGGCCGCGCGGCGGCGGTGGAGGCTGGCCATGCAGCAGCGCATCCCGAGGGTCGTTCCCCTCGCCCTCCTGGGCGTGCTCGCGATGGGCGCGACCTGCGACGACGGCTGCCCCGCGGGCTACCAGCCGGTCGAGCTGCCGGAGTTCCTCTTCGGGCTCTCGCAGGTGCCGGCGGATGCGATCGCGATCGCGCAGGAGGTGGGCGCTGGCGCGCTGCGCCCGACGCTCTCCTGGCGCGTGGTCGAGCCGGCCCTCACGGCCGAGGGGCTCACGCTCGCCGGCGTGCGCGGCGACCCGGCCGGCATCGCCACCTGGGCCGCGAGCCGCGACTGGTCGAACTTCGACCAGCGCCTGGGCGCGATCGCGGCGGCGGGCCTCCAGCCGGTGCCGATCGTCGGCCACGGCTACACGACGACGCTGCCGCTGCTCGGCGGAGTGCCGGCTGCACCCGACGTGCTGGGCCGCGAGGAGTACCTGGCGCGCCAGTACCGCTTCACGCGCGCCGTCGTCGAGCGCTACGACGGCGACGGTGTCGACGACGCGCCCTCGGGCCTGCGCATCCCGCTCTGGCAGACCGAGAACGAGCTGAACCAGGCCTTCTTCACGGCGATCTTCGGCTGGCGCCACCCGGCGATGATCGATGCCTTCGGCTCGGCGTGGCAGGACTGGGCCTACGTGACCCGGATCCTCGAGACCCTGCGCCTCGCGGTGCGCGACGCGGACCCCACCGCGCTCACCACGATGAACTTCCACACCGACGTGCACGCGGGCATCAACGAGTACTTCGGGCATCCGGGCTGGCTCGACGCGATCCGCGAGTGGCGCGACCAGATGGACGTCATCTCCTTCGACGCCTATCCGAACTACTACCGGGCCTCGCCGCCCGACGGCCTCACGGTGGGGGTGCGCGCCGGCCTGGTCCGAGCGCAGGCCTGCGGGCGTCCGGTCGTCGTGATGGAGACCGGCTACCCGACGGGTCCGTCCGAGTCCGGCTACGACGAGGCGCAGCAGGCCGCCTTCGTGCGCGACGCCTTCGCCTACTCGGTGGCGGCTGGCGTCCGCGGCTTCTTCCTGTTCGGCGCGCGCACCTCCGAGACCCACACGGTCGCGATCACGCCCTACGACCTCGAGCAGGTCGCGCTGCTCGCGGGCTTCCTCGAGACGGGTGACGCCGAGGCGCTGTTCCAGTACGCGCTCACCCACCTCGACTACGTGCAGAGCCAGCTCGCCGCCGTCGTGCAGGCGGTGGAGGGCTACTGGGGGCTCTATCGCGCCGACGGCAGCGAGAAGCCGGCCCTCCAGGAAATGCGCGAGATCGGCGCCGGCCTGCCCGATTGACGGGGGGCGCCCGCCGGCCTGCTCGTGCGGAGCACCCGGTGCGCGCGGCCGGCGCTACCCGTCTGCCTCGCTTGCCCGGAGCTGCGCGACGACCACCGCCGTCGAGTCGACGTAGCCGCGACCGAGCAGCCGGGCCAGGCGCGCGCCCAGGTAGCGGCGCACGAAGCGCAGCCGGATCGCCTCGGCCTCGGCGGGATCGTCGACCACGCGCGCCCGGCCGTGCAGGCGGGTCGCTCCGATCTGCACGGTGACGGCGCCCCCCGCCGCCTCGTGGGCCCGCACGTTGCGCACCCACTGCGGCGGCTCCCCGCTCCCGGTGAGGTAGATCCGGCGCGCCGCCGGGTCGAGCGCGAACCACATGGTGACGGTGCGCGGCTCGCCGCTCCGGCGCCCGCGCACCGTGAGCCGGCAGTTCCAGTGCCGCTCGAGGGGACGCAGATCGACCTGGCTCACACGCGCACCTCGCTGGCCGGGGTCGCCCGGCTCATGCGGGCGCCAGTGTACCCAGCCGGTAGCGGCGCAGCTCGGGAATCCGCCAGGCCACGAGCGCCAGCACGAGCAGGCAGCCGATCCCCCCGCTCACGACCGCGAAAGCGGGGCTCGTGGCAGCAGCGACGAAGCCCGCGCGCGCCGCGCCGAGCTGGTTGGAGGCCTGGATGAAGATCAGGTTGACGGCGCTGACCCGGCCGCGCAGCGCGTCGGGCGTGGAGAGCTGGATCGCGGTCTGTCGCATCACCACGCTCACCTGGTCGGCCATGCCCACGACCATGTAGGTCGCCACCGCGAGCGGGAAGGCGCGCGAGAGGCCGAAGGCGACCGTCGCGCAGCCGTAGACGCCGACCCCGATCAGCAGCGCGCGGCCCGGCCGCGCCGCGGGCGGGCGCAGCACCATCGCCGCCGCCATCCCGAGCGCGCCGATCTCGAGCGACGAGGCGAGCAGCCCGAAGCCGCGCGGGCCGACCCCGAGGATCTCCTGGTAGGCCGGCAAGAGGGCGGTCGCGTTGGCGAGGATCACCGCGAACATGTCGAGCGCCATGCAGCCGAGCACGACCGGCTCCGAGCGCACGAAGGCGAGCCCCTCGCGCACCGCGAGCCAGCTCGGCGCGCGCCGCTCGCCGGAGTCACGCAGCGGGCGGAAGAAGCCGATCCCGAGCCAGTTGAGCGCGATCAGCCCGACGTACAGGCCGTAGGCCAGCCCGGGGCCGCCGCGTGCGATCGCGAGCCCGGCCAGCGCCGGCCCCGCGGCGAAGGCCAGCGCCTGGATCGTGGAGGCGAAGGTGACGGCGCGCGGGAACGCCGCGATCGGGACCAGCGTCGGCACCAGCGCCTGGCGCGCCGGGCTGTCGAAGGCGAACGCGCAGGAGACCAGGAACACGGCGCCGTAGAGGAGCGGCAGCGACGCGGCCCCGGCCGCCGTACACCCGAAGAGCGTCGCCCCGGCCGCGAGCAGCGGGAGCTGCGCCAGCCGCATCACGCGCCGGCGGTCGTAGGCGTCGGCGACGGCGCCGCCCACCAGGGTGAGCGCGAGCGTCGGCGCGAACTGGACCACACCCACCATGCCCACGTGGAAGGTCGAGCCGGTGCGGTCGAAGACGTGCCAGAAGATCGCGGTGCGCATCAGCATCATCGCGGTCGCCGCGCAGAAGCGGCTCGCGAGGTAGATCCGGAACGAGGGCGGGATCTCGACGGGGGAAGGGAGGGCGGCGGCCACGCGAGGGGGATCGCACGGAGCCCGCACCGCCGCAAGCGCCGCGAGGCACCGTCGACCCGTGTGGTACGCTGCGGCGCTCCGGCGCGGCCTACGAGGAGGAGGGATCCATGGCAGCGAAGGTCGAGACGGCCCTGGGCAGGGTGGCCGGCGCCGAGGTGGAGGGCGTCCGCGTCTTCCGCGGGATTCCCTTCGCGCAGCCGCCGGTGGGTGCGCTGCGCTTCCGCGTGCCCGAGCCGGCCGCGCCCTGGGCCGGCACGCGCGACGCGAGCCGCTTCGGCGGCTCCGCGCCCCAGCCTCCCCTCCTGCTGGCGGCGCTGCCCGGCATGGACGTGGGCGCGCAGGGCGAGGACTGCCTGTACCTGAACGTGTATGCGCCGGCGGGCGCGCGCCCCGGCGACCGCAAGCCCGTCCTGGTCTGGATCCACGGCGGCGGCTTCGTGATCGGCTCGGGCGCGCAGGCGGTCTACGACGGCGCGCCGCTCGCGCGCCGCGGCGGCGTGGTGGTGGTCACGATCAACTACCGGCTCGGCGTGCTCGGCTTCCTCGATCCCGGCGAGCCGGCCGGGGACGCGACCGCGAATGCGGGTCTCCTCGACCAGATCGCCGCGCTGCGCTGGGTGCGCGACAACGTCGAGGCCTTCGGCGGCGACCCGGGCAACGTGACGATCTTCGGCGAGTCGGCCGGCGGCATGAGCGTCGGCACGCTGCTCGGCACACCGGCCGCACGCGGGCTCTTCCACAAGGCGATCCCCCAGAGCGGCGCCTGTCACAACGTGCACGACCGCGAGTCGGCGGGGGCGGTGACGGCCGCGCTGCTCGCGGCCCTGGGACTCACCGGCCCGGCCCTCCCCGCGCTGCGGGCGCTGCCGGTCGAGAAGCTCCTGGCGGCGCAGCAGCAGGTGAGCCTCCAGGCGATGGCGGCGGGCGGCCGCCACCTGCTGCCGCTCCAGCCGGTCGTCGACGGCGACACCCTCCCGCGTCATCCGTTCGAGGCCGTGCGTGCGGGCCATGCCACGGGCGTACCGGTGCTGGTCGGCACCACGCGCGACGAGTGGAGGCTCTTCGGCTTCCTGGACCCCGAGCTCCGCCAGCTCGACGACGCGAAGATCGCCGCGCGCCTCGAGCAGCGGCTGCCCCACGCGGACGGCCGCCGGCTCGTCGAGGGCTATCGCGCGAGCCGCCCCGGGGC
This genomic stretch from Deltaproteobacteria bacterium harbors:
- a CDS encoding MFS transporter, with the translated sequence MAAALPSPVEIPPSFRIYLASRFCAATAMMLMRTAIFWHVFDRTGSTFHVGMVGVVQFAPTLALTLVGGAVADAYDRRRVMRLAQLPLLAAGATLFGCTAAGAASLPLLYGAVFLVSCAFAFDSPARQALVPTLVPIAAFPRAVTFASTIQALAFAAGPALAGLAIARGGPGLAYGLYVGLIALNWLGIGFFRPLRDSGERRAPSWLAVREGLAFVRSEPVVLGCMALDMFAVILANATALLPAYQEILGVGPRGFGLLASSLEIGALGMAAAMVLRPPAARPGRALLIGVGVYGCATVAFGLSRAFPLAVATYMVVGMADQVSVVMRQTAIQLSTPDALRGRVSAVNLIFIQASNQLGAARAGFVAAATSPAFAVVSGGIGCLLVLALVAWRIPELRRYRLGTLAPA
- a CDS encoding nitroreductase family deazaflavin-dependent oxidoreductase; translated protein: MSQVDLRPLERHWNCRLTVRGRRSGEPRTVTMWFALDPAARRIYLTGSGEPPQWVRNVRAHEAAGGAVTVQIGATRLHGRARVVDDPAEAEAIRLRFVRRYLGARLARLLGRGYVDSTAVVVAQLRASEADG
- a CDS encoding carboxylesterase family protein; the protein is MAAKVETALGRVAGAEVEGVRVFRGIPFAQPPVGALRFRVPEPAAPWAGTRDASRFGGSAPQPPLLLAALPGMDVGAQGEDCLYLNVYAPAGARPGDRKPVLVWIHGGGFVIGSGAQAVYDGAPLARRGGVVVVTINYRLGVLGFLDPGEPAGDATANAGLLDQIAALRWVRDNVEAFGGDPGNVTIFGESAGGMSVGTLLGTPAARGLFHKAIPQSGACHNVHDRESAGAVTAALLAALGLTGPALPALRALPVEKLLAAQQQVSLQAMAAGGRHLLPLQPVVDGDTLPRHPFEAVRAGHATGVPVLVGTTRDEWRLFGFLDPELRQLDDAKIAARLEQRLPHADGRRLVEGYRASRPGADGAALWLAIETDRVFRIPAIRLAEAQAAHAPSVHAYCFTWESPGFGGLLGACHAIELPFVFGALSLPGGEQFVGTGPEAERLAERTMDAWLAFARSGDPGHAGLPAWPVYDAQRRATQELGRECPVHDDPQAAERALWDGVL